Proteins found in one Parasteatoda tepidariorum isolate YZ-2023 chromosome 7, CAS_Ptep_4.0, whole genome shotgun sequence genomic segment:
- the LOC107456133 gene encoding transcription factor IIIB 50 kDa subunit: MALLCKSCNEKAFDVEEQVCKACGIVCDDIQFGIECNKDLSFKPFQSTASRKPRAEALNHGIDAVDFLCHQFNITADVKMETLNLLKEIYASRRKVGKSFKMKEDVGVLAGCCLLNIQRKHKLPVPINGFCSSLKCNKKKILKMTKVLQNYLIDNILSEEESEDYNQDISVVNSSVEDNESLESYTATLLSHAPEAIKNELIQKTTTLAKLADSCWLLTGRSKLGVVSAAAYLCWKSMNPKNKLTLPGFCREYSLNVTKARSRVPELKDMLLKLGANIPSKTANYVTDKNIIFHLGYILENSESLRNDLLSDKFTTDAVNQKEFETFRDCYSKPKPVKLHVSSYADDMNASDIEISDTEIASYIRTDKQISLVQDLRNMYDSDESLSVD; the protein is encoded by the exons atGGCTTTATTATGCAAAAGCTGCAATGAGAAGGCTTTTGATGTagag gAACAAGTTTGCAAGGCTTGTGGTATAGTTTGTGATGATATTCAATTTGGAATTGAATGCAATaaagatttatcttttaaacCTTTTCAATCTACGGCCTCCAGAAAACCTCGAGCAGAAGCCTTAAATCATGGAATTGATGCAGTGGATTTCTTGTGTCATCAGTTTAATATTACAGCAGATGTAAAAatggaaactttaaatttactcAAAGAAATATATGCTAGTCGAAGAAAGGTtggaaaatcttttaaaatgaaagaagacGTTGGTGTTTTGGCAGGCTGTTGTCTTTTAAATATACAGAGAAAACATAAACTTCCCGTGCCCATCAATGGTTTTTGTTCTTCGTTGAAatgcaataagaaaaaaattttaaaaatgacgaaAGTTCTTCAGAACTATTTAATTGATAACATATTATCTGAGGAAGAATCTGAAGATTATAATCAAGATATTTCTGTTGTGAATTCTAGTGTTGAGGATAATGAGTCATTAGAATCCTATACTGCTACTTTGCTATCTCATGCTCcagaagctattaaaaatgAGCTTATCCAAAAAACTACTACTCTAGCTAAACTGGCAGATTCATGCTGGCTTTTGACTGGAAGATCCAAATTAGGAGTCGTTAGTGCAGCTGCTTATCTCTGTTGGAAGTCTATGAATCCTAAAAATAAGTTGACTCTCCCTGGGTTTTGTAGAGAGTACTCTCTAAATGTGACAAAAGCACGTTCAAGAGTTCCTGAGTTGAAAGACATGCTTTTAAAACTTGGTGCTAATATACCTTCTAAAACTGCAAATTATGTCActgataaaaacataattttccaCTTGGGATATATTTTGGAGAATTCAGAATCCTTACGAAATGATTTGTTATCTGATAAATTTACTACTGATGCAGTGAatcaaaaagaatttgaaacatTTCGCGACTGTTATAGCAAACCAAAGCCAGTCAAACTGCATGTTTCTTCTTATGCTGATGATATGAATGCATCTGACATTGAAATATCTGACACAGAAATTGCATCATATATCCGAACAGATAAGCAAATAAGTCTTGTTCAAGATCTCCGAAATATGTATGACTCTGATGAATCTCTTAGTGTCGATTAA